The Populus nigra chromosome 14, ddPopNigr1.1, whole genome shotgun sequence genome has a segment encoding these proteins:
- the LOC133673227 gene encoding pentatricopeptide repeat-containing protein At5g67570, chloroplastic: protein MEAAIASSSSSLPQFEPNIEAIKRRLLKRGVYPTPKIVHNLRKKEIQKHNRKLNKDVEFQRQALFVLEEESHFQALKHEYKEFNKAISEERRGESGGGLLVGKPWERIERVKLKEIGSGSREFNGGKLKRENLRQLKEVFEGNLKWVFDDDIDVEDSDWLRNGSEEKWDPAKRWRGEGEAIRFLVDRLSCREVTVKDWKLAKIMKRSGLRFSEGQLLKIVEELGNKGKWSQAMAVVEWVYNDKERRDCKSRFVYTKLLSVLGKERRAQEALSIFNLMREDRRIYPDMAAYHSIAVTLGQTGLLKELVKVIECMRQKPSKRINKMLNKNWDPVFEPDLVIYNAILNACVPSQQWKGVSWVFQQLRRSGLKPNGATYGLAMEVMLLSGKYKSVHEYFRKMKKSGESLKALTYKVLVRAFWEEGRVNEAVEAVRDMEQRGVVGAASVYYELACCLCYNGRWQDAMLEVEKMKRLRYKKPLEVSLTGMIASSMDGGHIDNCISIFEHMKAHCVPNIGTINTMLKVYSRSDLFSEAKELFEDIKGVDHSGPTIIPDGYTYSSMLEVSARALQWEYFEYVYKEMSFSGYQLDQIKHAPLLVEASRSGKNHLLEHAFDEILEAGEIPHPLLFTEMVFQATAQENYERAVTLVNTMAHASFQISERQWTDLFEKNGEKISQDSLEKLLDAVGHCRMASEVTVSNLSRSLRSLCRPGSSGDLPRTNSCIEDTDDTHINTNSGEIAGNRSAYMLTTSASMVDGNLELDQDTFVNKTSITPDMSLVNNSSTNREGDDPEATSSTGNSVNGLDVATNLLVKRDVFSDDVASGASTDCLDKKLSNILLEESAKDAEEVELEIGTTEANDLYRSELPSAHAILDVWKESRKKR from the exons ATGGAAGCTGCAATAGCTTCTTCCTCATCTTCTCTACCCCAATTCGAACCAAACATTGAAGCCATAAAACGAAGGCTACTGAAAAGAGGGGTGTACCCAACTCCCAAAATAGTCCATAATCTCCGCAAGAAAGAAATCCAAAAGCACAACCGCAAACTCAACAAAGATGTTGAATTCCAAAGACAAGCCCTTTTTGTTTTAGAAGAAGAATCCCATTTTCAAGCTTTAAAACATGAATACAAAGAGTTCAATAAGGCAATAAGTGAGGAAAGAAGGGGTGAGAGTGGAGGGGGTTTGTTAGTGGGGAAGCCATGGGAGAGAATAGAGAGAGTGAAGTTGAAAGAGATTGGTAGTGGAAGTAGGGAGTTTAATGGAGGTAAGTTAAAGAGAGAGAATTTGAGACAGTTGAAGGAGGTTTTTGAGGGTAATTTGAAGTGGGTTtttgatgatgatattgatgtggAAGACAGTGATTGGTTGAGAAATGGTAGTGAAGAGAAATGGGACCCTGCGAAGCGGTGGCGTGGAGAAGGGGAGGCAATTCGGTTTCTTGTTGATAG GTTAAGTTGCAGGGAGGTAACTGTAAAGGATTGGAAGTTAGCCAAGATAATGAAGCGGTCAGGGTTGAGGTTTAGTGAAGGTCAGTTGCTGAAGATTGTGGAGGAACTTGGGAACAAAGGTAAATGGTCACAGGCAATGGCTGTTGTGGAATGGGTGTATAATGACAAGGAACGTAGAGATTGTAAGAGCAG GTTTGTTTACACAAAACTCTTGTCAGTTCTTGGGAAGGAAAGGAGGGCCCAGGAAGCACTTAGCATTTTTAATCTGATGCGT GAAGACCGCAGAATATATCCTGATATGGCTGCATATCACAGTATTGCTGTTACACTCGGCCAAACTGGTCTTCTGAAAGAGTTAGTGAAAGTTATTGAATGCATGAGGCAGAAACCTTCTAAACGAATCAATAAAATGCTTAACAAGAACTGGGACCCAGTCTTTGAACCAGATCTGGTTATATATAATGCT ATACTGAATGCTTGTGTTCCATCCCAGCAGTGGAAAGGTGTATCATGGGTTTTTCAACAGTTGAGAAGAAGTGGTCTTAAACCCAATGGAGCAACGTATGGATTAGCAATGGAG GTAATGCTGCTTTCTGGAAAGTACAAATCTGTCCATGAGTACTtcaggaaaatgaagaaaagcgGGGAATCTCTAAAAGCCCTTACATACAAAG TTCTTGTGAGAGCGTTTTGGGAGGAAGGTAGAGTCAATGAAGCTGTGGAAGCAGTGAGGGACATGGAACAAAGAGGAGTAGTTGGAGCAGCCAGCGTATATTATGAGCTAGCTTGCTGCCTTTGCTACAATGGGAGGTGGCAAGATGCTATGCTAGAG gttgagaaaatgaaaagactCCGTTATAAGAAGCCTTTGGAGGTATCTCTCACTGGAATGATAGCGTCTTCCATGGATGGTGGGCATATTGATAATTGCATATCTATCTTTGAACACATGAAAGCCCATTGTGTCCCTAACATTGGGACCATAAACACTATGCTGAAAGTTTATAGCCGAAGTGATTTGTTCTCTGAAGCTAAGGAGTTGTTTGAGGACATTAAGGGAGTTGATCATAGTGGCCCTACCATTATACCAGATGGGTACACGTACAGTTCAATGCTTGAGGTATCTGCTCGTGCACTCCAATGGGAATACTTTGAGTATGTTTACAAGGAGATGTCTTTCTCTGGGTATCAGCTAGATCAAATTAAACATGCGCCATTGCTTGTGGAAGCATCTAGATCTGGAAAG AATCATCTTCTGGAGCATGCATTTGATGAAATTTTGGAAGCTGGAGAAATCCCTCATCCACTGCTCTTCACTGAAATGGTATTTCAAGCCACAGCTCAAGAGAATTATGAGAGGGCTGTCACTCTTGTTAACACCATGGCTCATGCCTCATTTCAAATTAGTGAAAGGCAGTGGACAGATCTTTTCgagaaaaatggagaaaaaatcaGTCAGGATAGTTTAGAGAAGCTGTTGGATGCAGTTGGTCATTGTCGTATGGCATCAGAGGTCACAGTCTCCAACTTGTCAAGATCATTGCGGTCTCTATGCAGGCCTGGCTCATCAGGAGATTTACCCCGCACCAATTCTTGCATTGAAGACACTGATGATACTCATATCAATACTAACAGTGGGGAAATTGCAGGCAATAGGAGCGCATATATGCTAACCACTTCTGCAAGTATGGTAGATGGAAATCTCGAGCTGGATCAGGATACTTTTGTTAATAAAACTAGCATCACTCCAGATATGTCCCTTGTTAATAACAGTAGTACCAACAGAGAGGGTGATGATCCGGAAGCAACCTCTAGCACTGGAAACTCTGTTAATGGCCTGGATGTAGCCACAAACCTACTAGTGAAGAGGGATGTTTTTTCTGATGATGTGGCATCTGGTGCTTCTACTGATTGTTTAGACAAGAAgctctcaaatattttattagaagaGTCTGCGAAAGATGCTGAAGAGGTAGAGCTTGAAATAGGAACAACGGAAGCTAATGATCTGTATAGATCTGAATTGCCCTCAGCTCATGCCATACTAGATGTTTGGAAGGAAAGCAGGAAAAAAAGATAG
- the LOC133673228 gene encoding telomere repeat-binding factor 2 isoform X4 yields MGAPKQKWTGEEEAALKAGVLKHGTGKWRTILMDPEFSAVLRLRSNVDLKDKWRNINVTAIWGSRKKAKIALKRRPLTPKREENAKALSTVVQTNEEVVDAKPLAFASGTPGNGCPKDLLARLDNLILEAITTLKEPTGSDRASIALYIQEKYWAPMNLRKLLGGKLKHLTANGNLIMVQHKYRIAPSSTFSEGRKNHALPEGKRKDALKLEKSKNKILTKAHVDRDLSKIQGMTALEAAAAAAKAVAEAESAIADAEAAAREAEKAEAEAEAAQVFAKAAIKAFKLRACHT; encoded by the exons ATGGGTGCTCCTAAGCAGAAGTGGACTGGCGAAGAAGAGGCAGCCCTTAAAGCTGGAGTGCTTAAGCATGGCACTGGCAAATGGCGTACAATCCTTATGGACCCTGAATTTAGTGCCGTCTTGCGTTTGCGTTCCAATGTTGATCTCAAG GATAAATGGAGAAATATAAATGTGACTGCAATATGGGGTTCGAGGAAAAAGGCGAAGATCGCACTTAAAAGGAGACCACTGACTCCTAAGCGCGAGGAGAATGCAAAGGCTCTCAGCACTGTTGTTCAGACCAATGAAGAAGTTGTTGATGCTAAGCCTCTCGCATTTGCTAGTGGGACACCAGGGAATGGTTGTCCAAAAGACCTGCTCGCAAG GTTGGATAATCTAATATTAGAGGCTATTACCACTTTGAAGGAGCCAACGGGTTCTGACAGGGCTTCAATTGCTTTGTACATACAG GAGAAATACTGGGCACCAATGAACCTCAGAAAGCTATTGGGAGGAAAACTGAAGCATTTGACTGCCAATGGAAATTTGATTATG GTTCAGCACAAGTACAGGATTGCACCTAGTTCAACATTTTctgaaggaagaaaaaaccaTGCCCTCCCAGAAGGAAAACGGAAGGATGCGTTAAAATTGGAGAAGAGTAAGAACAAAATCCTTACTAAAGCCCACGTTGATCGAGACCTATCAAAGATTCAGGGCATGACTGCCTTGGAGGCTGCTGCAGCTGCTGCAAAGGCAGTCGCAGAGGCAGAATCTGCAATTGCAGATGCTGAAGCAGCTGCAAGGGAGGCTGAGAAAGCAGAGGCAGAGGCAGAAGCAGCACAAGTTTTTGCTAAAGCAGCGATTAAGGCATTTAAGCTCCGGGCATGTCATACCTG A
- the LOC133673228 gene encoding telomere repeat-binding factor 2 isoform X1, whose amino-acid sequence MGAPKQKWTGEEEAALKAGVLKHGTGKWRTILMDPEFSAVLRLRSNVDLKDKWRNINVTAIWGSRKKAKIALKRRPLTPKREENAKALSTVVQTNEEVVDAKPLAFASGTPGNGCPKDLLARLDNLILEAITTLKEPTGSDRASIALYIQEKYWAPMNLRKLLGGKLKHLTANGNLIMVQHKYRIAPSSTFSEGRKNHALPEGKRKDALKLEKSKNKILTKAHVDRDLSKIQGMTALEAAAAAAKAVAEAESAIADAEAAAREAEKAEAEAEAAQVFAKAAIKAFKLRACHTWWQFVFRMRIMPAMICSAIGQECFSVNSSGELKFLITFIHSFSRISLVNLAKKF is encoded by the exons ATGGGTGCTCCTAAGCAGAAGTGGACTGGCGAAGAAGAGGCAGCCCTTAAAGCTGGAGTGCTTAAGCATGGCACTGGCAAATGGCGTACAATCCTTATGGACCCTGAATTTAGTGCCGTCTTGCGTTTGCGTTCCAATGTTGATCTCAAG GATAAATGGAGAAATATAAATGTGACTGCAATATGGGGTTCGAGGAAAAAGGCGAAGATCGCACTTAAAAGGAGACCACTGACTCCTAAGCGCGAGGAGAATGCAAAGGCTCTCAGCACTGTTGTTCAGACCAATGAAGAAGTTGTTGATGCTAAGCCTCTCGCATTTGCTAGTGGGACACCAGGGAATGGTTGTCCAAAAGACCTGCTCGCAAG GTTGGATAATCTAATATTAGAGGCTATTACCACTTTGAAGGAGCCAACGGGTTCTGACAGGGCTTCAATTGCTTTGTACATACAG GAGAAATACTGGGCACCAATGAACCTCAGAAAGCTATTGGGAGGAAAACTGAAGCATTTGACTGCCAATGGAAATTTGATTATG GTTCAGCACAAGTACAGGATTGCACCTAGTTCAACATTTTctgaaggaagaaaaaaccaTGCCCTCCCAGAAGGAAAACGGAAGGATGCGTTAAAATTGGAGAAGAGTAAGAACAAAATCCTTACTAAAGCCCACGTTGATCGAGACCTATCAAAGATTCAGGGCATGACTGCCTTGGAGGCTGCTGCAGCTGCTGCAAAGGCAGTCGCAGAGGCAGAATCTGCAATTGCAGATGCTGAAGCAGCTGCAAGGGAGGCTGAGAAAGCAGAGGCAGAGGCAGAAGCAGCACAAGTTTTTGCTAAAGCAGCGATTAAGGCATTTAAGCTCCGGGCATGTCATACCTG GTGGCAATTTGTTTTCAGAATGAGGATCATGCCTGCAATGATCTGTTCTGCAATCGGACAGGAATGTTTCTCTGTTAATTCTTCAGGGGAATTGAAattcttaattacttttattcATTCTTTTTCTCGAATTTCTTTAGTTAATCTTGCCAAGAAGTTTTAA
- the LOC133673052 gene encoding ABC transporter G family member STR2-like produces the protein MAHKNIGNRQEAVIDIVKPISFTGGLEFSSLTYTVTKSQKLEGKWIKQKVDLLNRITGYAPKGCITAVMGPSGAGKSTLLDGLAGRISSGSLKGRVSLDGMEMSPSLIKRTSAYIMQDDRLFPTLTVYETLMFAADFRLGQISRADKKQRVEKLIEQLGLSSSRNTYIGDEGTRGVSGGERRRVSIGVDIIHGPSLLFLDEPTSGLDSTSAHSVIEKVHHIARSGSTVILTIHQPSSRIQLLLDHLIILARGQLMYQGSPKDITLHLSRMGRKVPKGENSIEYLIDAIQEYDQSELGVEALAEFARTGMKPPLLTNEEVSISTIAPTPPLRHSSHHQKGGRPGDRPNDGKRLHLQTSTREPNEFDHSVRSPFNNTSRSWSASHSGVVQTLRFTPSRQRNDKTIQNPMSSSPGYYTFSSEILPGTPTPHSSDYTVNENDYLTPNVLQKTHLLGPKFANSFFSETWILMRRNFKNIRRTPELFLSRLMVLTVMGFMMATMFMHPKQDLQGITNRLSFFIFTVCLFFFSSNDAVPAFIQERFIFVRETSHNSYRASSYTIAGLITYLPFLALQSGVYACIVWKALGLRGAFFYFLLVLYMSLLSTNSFVVFVSSVVPNYILGYAAVIAFTALFFLFCGYFLNSHDIPIYWRWMNKISTMTYSYEGLLMNQYQTSDPFGINPAGQIVNGTTILKSLGISTDESKKWENVLVMLGWAVLYRIFFYIVLRFFSKNQRS, from the exons ATGGCACACAAAAATATTGGTAATCGTCAAGAGGCTGTTATTGATATAGTTAAGCCAATCAGTTTCACGGGAGGGCTAGAGTTCTCCAGCCTCACCTACACTGTGACTAAAAGTCAGAAGCTTGAAGGGAAATGGATAAAGCAAAAGGTGGACTTGCTGAATAGGATTACTGGTTATGCACCAAAAGGGTGTATTACTGCAGTCATGGGGCCTAGCGGTGCTGGAAAATCCACCTTGTTAGATGGACTTGCTGGCCGTATCTCAAGCGGGAGCCTTAAGGGTAGAGTCTCACTCGATGGCATGGAAATGAGTCCGAGCTTGATTAAGAGGACTTCTGCCTATATTATGCAGGACGACAGGTTGTTTCCTACACTTACAGTCTACGAGACTTTGATGTTTGCTGCTGATTTTCGGCTTGGACAAATCTCAAGAGCTGACAAGAAGCAGCGTGTAGAGAAGCTCATCGAGCAGCTTGGTTTATCG TCATCTCGGAACACCTATATCGGTGATGAAGGCACACGGGGAGTGTCCGGTGGTGAGCGTCGCAGAGTATCAATTGGCGTGGACATTATCCATGGACCATCACTACTTTTCCTTGACGAGCCCACTTCAGGTCTAGACTCGACCAGTGCTCATAGTGTCATAGAAAAGGTGCACCACATCGCAAGGTCAGGAAGTACTGTGATCCTTACAATTCATCAACCCTCATCTAGAATCCAATTGCTGCTTGATCATCTCATTATTCTAGCTCGTGGGCAACTGATGTATCAAGGATCACCTAAAGATATCACCCTTCATCTCAGTCGCATGGGACGGAAGGTCCCTAAAGGTGAAAACTCAATAGAGTACCTTATTGATGCGATACAAGAGTATGATCAATCCGAGCTTGGTGTGGAGGCACTGGCTGAATTTGCACGTACTGGAATGAAACCACCTCTTTTGACCAATGAGGAGGTGTCTATATCGACCATCGCGCCAACGCCGCCCCTGCGTCACAGTAGCCACCATCAGAAGGGTGGGAGGCCAGGTGATAGGCCGAATGATGGTAAGCGCCTTCATTTACAAACAAGCACACGCGAACCTAATGAATTTGATCACAGTGTGAGAAGTCCTTTCAATAACACATCGAGGTCGTGGAGTGCTAGTCATAGTGGAGTGGTGCAGACACTTAGATTTACGCCTTCACGCCAAAGGAACGATAAGACAATTCAAAATCCAATGag CTCATCCCCAGGCTACTATACATTCTCAAGCGAGATCCTCCCTGGGACACCAACACCGCACAGCAGTGACTACACGGTGAACGAAAACGACTACCTGACCCCAAATGTTCTTCAAAAAACACATCTCCTTGGTCCAAAATTTGCAAATTCCTTTTTCTCAGAGACCTGGATTCTCATGCGTCGCAACTTCAAGAACATTAGGCGTACCCCAGAGCTTTTCCTCTCAAGACTCATGGTCCTGACCGTCATGGGGTTCATGATGGCCACGATGTTTATGCACCCTAAACAAGATTTGCAAGGAATCACTAATCGTCTcagtttcttcatcttcacggtttgccttttcttcttctcatccAATGATGCTGTTCCTGCCTTCATCCAAGAACGCTTCATTTTCGTCCGCGAAACTTCCCATAATTCTTATAGAGCCTCTTCCTACACAATTGCTGGTCTTATTACATACCTTCCCTTTCTTGCATTACAATCTGGCGTCTATGCTTGTATTGTTTGGAAAGCCTTGGGGCTACGAGGAgcattcttttatttcttgctGGTCCTCTATATGTCCCTTCTTTCAACCAACTCATTTGTGGTGTTTGTGAGCTCAGTGGTGCCAAATTACATTCTGGGTTATGCAGCAGTCATTGCTTTCACTGcactatttttcttgttttgtggCTACTTCTTGAATAGCCATGATATCCCCATATATTGGAGGTGGATGAACAAGATCTCCACTATGACATACTCATATGAAGGGCTTCTGATGAACCAGTACCAGACATCGGATCCTTTTGGAATAAATCCTGCTGGACAAATTGTCAACGGCACCACCATCTTAAAATCACTCGGTATTAGTACCGATGAATCGAAGAAGTGGGAGAATGTGCTTGTGATGTTGGGCTGGGCTGTTCTATACAGGATTTTTTTCTACATAGTTCTTCGGTTCTTTTCCAAGAACCAGAGGTCATAG
- the LOC133673228 gene encoding telomere repeat-binding factor 2 isoform X2, with translation MGAPKQKWTGEEEAALKAGVLKHGTGKWRTILMDPEFSAVLRLRSNVDLKDKWRNINVTAIWGSRKKAKIALKRRPLTPKREENAKALSTVVQTNEEVVDAKPLAFASGTPGNGCPKDLLARLDNLILEAITTLKEPTGSDRASIALYIQEKYWAPMNLRKLLGGKLKHLTANGNLIMVQHKYRIAPSSTFSEGRKNHALPEGKRKDALKLEKSKNKILTKAHVDRDLSKIQGMTALEAAAAAAKAVAEAESAIADAEAAAREAEKAEAEAEAAQVFAKAAIKAFKLRACHTCFLVRKTLSLPPGFNSMASKGVQGARDCHLAKQKKRASQGQLS, from the exons ATGGGTGCTCCTAAGCAGAAGTGGACTGGCGAAGAAGAGGCAGCCCTTAAAGCTGGAGTGCTTAAGCATGGCACTGGCAAATGGCGTACAATCCTTATGGACCCTGAATTTAGTGCCGTCTTGCGTTTGCGTTCCAATGTTGATCTCAAG GATAAATGGAGAAATATAAATGTGACTGCAATATGGGGTTCGAGGAAAAAGGCGAAGATCGCACTTAAAAGGAGACCACTGACTCCTAAGCGCGAGGAGAATGCAAAGGCTCTCAGCACTGTTGTTCAGACCAATGAAGAAGTTGTTGATGCTAAGCCTCTCGCATTTGCTAGTGGGACACCAGGGAATGGTTGTCCAAAAGACCTGCTCGCAAG GTTGGATAATCTAATATTAGAGGCTATTACCACTTTGAAGGAGCCAACGGGTTCTGACAGGGCTTCAATTGCTTTGTACATACAG GAGAAATACTGGGCACCAATGAACCTCAGAAAGCTATTGGGAGGAAAACTGAAGCATTTGACTGCCAATGGAAATTTGATTATG GTTCAGCACAAGTACAGGATTGCACCTAGTTCAACATTTTctgaaggaagaaaaaaccaTGCCCTCCCAGAAGGAAAACGGAAGGATGCGTTAAAATTGGAGAAGAGTAAGAACAAAATCCTTACTAAAGCCCACGTTGATCGAGACCTATCAAAGATTCAGGGCATGACTGCCTTGGAGGCTGCTGCAGCTGCTGCAAAGGCAGTCGCAGAGGCAGAATCTGCAATTGCAGATGCTGAAGCAGCTGCAAGGGAGGCTGAGAAAGCAGAGGCAGAGGCAGAAGCAGCACAAGTTTTTGCTAAAGCAGCGATTAAGGCATTTAAGCTCCGGGCATGTCATACCTG CTTCTTGGTCCGTAAAACCCTTTCTCTGCCACCAGGATTCAACAGTATGGCAAGCAAAGGAGTGCAAGGAGCTAGGGATTGCCATttagcaaaacaaaagaaaagagcaaGCCAAGGACAGCTTTCTTAG
- the LOC133673228 gene encoding telomere repeat-binding factor 2 isoform X3 has product MDPEFSAVLRLRSNVDLKDKWRNINVTAIWGSRKKAKIALKRRPLTPKREENAKALSTVVQTNEEVVDAKPLAFASGTPGNGCPKDLLARLDNLILEAITTLKEPTGSDRASIALYIQEKYWAPMNLRKLLGGKLKHLTANGNLIMVQHKYRIAPSSTFSEGRKNHALPEGKRKDALKLEKSKNKILTKAHVDRDLSKIQGMTALEAAAAAAKAVAEAESAIADAEAAAREAEKAEAEAEAAQVFAKAAIKAFKLRACHTWWQFVFRMRIMPAMICSAIGQECFSVNSSGELKFLITFIHSFSRISLVNLAKKF; this is encoded by the exons ATGGACCCTGAATTTAGTGCCGTCTTGCGTTTGCGTTCCAATGTTGATCTCAAG GATAAATGGAGAAATATAAATGTGACTGCAATATGGGGTTCGAGGAAAAAGGCGAAGATCGCACTTAAAAGGAGACCACTGACTCCTAAGCGCGAGGAGAATGCAAAGGCTCTCAGCACTGTTGTTCAGACCAATGAAGAAGTTGTTGATGCTAAGCCTCTCGCATTTGCTAGTGGGACACCAGGGAATGGTTGTCCAAAAGACCTGCTCGCAAG GTTGGATAATCTAATATTAGAGGCTATTACCACTTTGAAGGAGCCAACGGGTTCTGACAGGGCTTCAATTGCTTTGTACATACAG GAGAAATACTGGGCACCAATGAACCTCAGAAAGCTATTGGGAGGAAAACTGAAGCATTTGACTGCCAATGGAAATTTGATTATG GTTCAGCACAAGTACAGGATTGCACCTAGTTCAACATTTTctgaaggaagaaaaaaccaTGCCCTCCCAGAAGGAAAACGGAAGGATGCGTTAAAATTGGAGAAGAGTAAGAACAAAATCCTTACTAAAGCCCACGTTGATCGAGACCTATCAAAGATTCAGGGCATGACTGCCTTGGAGGCTGCTGCAGCTGCTGCAAAGGCAGTCGCAGAGGCAGAATCTGCAATTGCAGATGCTGAAGCAGCTGCAAGGGAGGCTGAGAAAGCAGAGGCAGAGGCAGAAGCAGCACAAGTTTTTGCTAAAGCAGCGATTAAGGCATTTAAGCTCCGGGCATGTCATACCTG GTGGCAATTTGTTTTCAGAATGAGGATCATGCCTGCAATGATCTGTTCTGCAATCGGACAGGAATGTTTCTCTGTTAATTCTTCAGGGGAATTGAAattcttaattacttttattcATTCTTTTTCTCGAATTTCTTTAGTTAATCTTGCCAAGAAGTTTTAA